DNA from Limnohabitans sp.:
AGGGCGTAGATCTGATGCTGGCACAGCGCCAGGAGGTGCATGGCGCTTGGGATTTGCCTCGCGAGGAGACGATGCAGCGCTTTTTCCGCACCCATCCTGAATGGCAGAAGACCGCGCCGTTGCCGTCAGGCTTTCATTGGAAGTGGTACTTCGCCTTCCAGCATCTGGGTGACGAAAGCGTCGCCAAACAAGTGGCCGCTTACCGCGCTGGCCTGCTGGCGCGCCAGCGCTGGACCGAACGCCTCGGCTGGCTGCTGCCCGGCGTGGGCGTGCAGGCTGTCTTACACCGCGTGGCCTCGACAGACCTCCACGCGCAGCTTGACTACCAGGACCAGGTTGCCAGATTTCACACGCGGCTGCGTTCGTTCTATTACCCGTATCTGTTCAACGAGACCCGATTCGATGCGCAAGATTTCGAGCTGCTGCCCCGTTTCCAGTCGAGGGGGGCTGACACCAAACCCTTAGGTGGCTCCCTCCTGGCGCTCGCCCTGCTCGCCCTTGCCGCAACACTGTGGGGCGTGCGCGCATCCAGAAACGCAGCCGCAAGCGCAATCCACCAACAAGGTGTGAACTGAGACTTCACGCGATGCATGCCCAGTTGCCTCATGGCCACCGATCCAGTAGCGGCCCCACATAAGCTTTGCCCAAGTCGTGCCCGCCTTTGGGCGCCACCGTGACGGGAATACCTGTCAATTGACCAAAGGCCTGAACATTGGCCAGAATGCTTTGCCAGTCTTCTTCGCCCACAAAGGGTGTACGGAGTTATGTGTAAACGGGGCTGCGATCAGTCCGACGGGTCATTAGTCGTCCCTGAGTGGATGGTCGGGGGTGTTGGTACAGACGGGGATGATTACCCCACCACCGGTTTCAAGCTGCATTTCTATCAACTTTGGTTTAAGTGTATTGATTGGCTATACTTGTATAGCAACCACATCAAGGGAAGAAGCCATGCTTGCCATCCGCCTGCCCGAAAACATCGAAGCACGCTTGGCCGAACTGGCTCAAGAGACCGGGCTGACCAAGACCGCGCTGGTCCGCGAAGCGATCCTTGAACACATCGACGACTTGGAAGACTATTTCCTGGCCGAGGCCCGCGCGCGCAAGAACCGCAAAACCATTTCGCTGGAAGATGTGGAGCGCGAGCTTGGCCTGGAAAATTGAATTTGACCCAGACGCCCTCAAGGATCTGCGCAAACTCGACAAAGCCATTCAAATCCGTTTGGTGGGTTTTCTGCGCACACGCCTGAGCAGCTTGACCAACCCACGCAACATTGGCGAGGCCCTGTCGGGTCAGCGCTTGGGCAGTTACTGGAAATATCGTGTGGGCGATTGGCGCATCATCTGTGACATCCAGGACCAGAAAATTCTGGTGCGCGTGCTGTGCATCGGTAGTCGGCGTGAGGTCTATCGATAGGTTTTGAGAGCATAAACGGTGGAATTGGCAATCTGCCCTTCAATTGGTCCCACTTCTCCAATTGAACGAGCGTTGAATGCTTGCACGGGTGCTTATGCGACTATCCTGCTGTTTGTTGATCGAGCCAAGGGTTCAAAAGCGCCACGCCGGTCGCTTCAAAATCCGGCACGTTGCGTGTCACTACAGTGAATTTGTGCTCGAGGGCTGTTGCCGCAATCATCGCGTCCCGGTCTGAGCACGGGTTGGGGATGTGCAGCGCCGCACAGACGGGTGCGGTGCTTTCTGCAAATGGCAAAATGCGGCCCGCAAAAGCGGTGCGAACGCCACCCAACCAATGGCGCAAAGCGCTGCCTTGAGGAGGCGTTTTGCGCTCCAACGCTTGAATACCCAATTCCAGCTCGAGCAGTGTGATGGCTGACAAAAAAAACTGGTTGCTGGGCTGCCCAGCCGCCCATTGGCGCACCGCCATGGAAGGTTTGGGCTTGCCTTGGCGCAGCTCGGAAATGACGTTGGTATCCAGAACGAACATGGATCGCCTTCAGTCCAGGGTCGCGGCCTGAATCTGAATCCCCAGTTTGGGCGGATCGAAATCGAAGCTTTCACCGCCCGGTATGCCGTCCATCACCTCCAGCAAAGACGGTGCTGCCTTACCGGCCATGCGGTAGTAGTCATCGATTTTGAGCAATGCAAACGCGGGGCGACCCCGGTCGGTGATGAACACGGGACCATCCACTGCAGCGCGTTTGGCGGCCGACACGTCTCGTGTGAAGTCGCGGCTTGAAAACGTGTGAATGCTCATGTGTGGCCCTTCAGGATTTAATGTTTGTATGTTACGACAATCGCTTGACTTGTCAATGATCAGGGCTTGATGTGCTGGATGCCGTTCGAAGGCGTGAAGCGTAAATCCTGCGAATGCGCTTTCGCCGATTGATTTCGGCTCAAAAAGAAAGTGTTGTGCGCCGAATATGGCGTGTCTACAATGTAGATACATAACAGGAGAATGTCATGGAAGCTGTGATTCGCAAATGGGGCAATAGCCCTGCATTGCGCCTGCCAAGCGCAGTCATGAAGTCGGCCGCATTCGACTTGGAGCAGCACGTCATCATCACGGCAACGAAAGGTCGAATCGTCATCGAGCCCGCTGCCCAGCCTGAGTACAAATTGGAAGACCTGTTGGCAGGCATGACCGACGAGAACGCCCATGGTGTGGTGGACTTTGGCGGGCCAGTTGGGCAGGAAGCTCTCTGATGGTCACGCGAACCTATGTGCCCGAAGCCGGTGACATCGTTTGGCTGGAATTTGACCCGCAAGCCGGGCATGAACAGGCAGGCCACCGTCCCGCCTTGGTGCTAAGCCCTGCGGCATACAACGCCAAAAAAGGCTTGATGGTGTGCTGCCCCCTGTCTACCCAAATCAAAGGCTACCCCTTTGAAGTCCAGACCTTGATCGACGGTAAACCGGGTGTTGTGCTGTCAGACCAAGTCAAATCATTGGACTGGCGCCTTCGGCAAGCCAAAAAGAAAGACGCGGTTCCCGAAGAAGTGCTTCAGGATGTCCGCGCCAAGATCAAGGCCTTGCTGCAAATTGGCTGACTTATCTGCTTTGCCAGCAGCATCCGCACCGAGAAATAAGTGAACCTCTGCCGGGTGTCACGCGCCACGACCTACCGGGATCTGACGGCGCTGTGCGAGATGGGGATATTGGTGCAGATGGGGACGGGGCGGGGGACGCGATACAAACTTGAGGATTTGTTGGCTGGCATCACCGATGAGAACGCCCATGGCGAAGTGGATTTTGGGTGACCAGCTAGTAGGAATGCGCTTTGATCTTTTAGCGCACCGATGTACAGCGCCACTTCACATGTTCCTAGGCGACCACTTATTGCTCCGGCCCTTTGAAGTTTAAGCAGCATATCGAACCCGACGGTCCTGGAAGTAGTCAATAACCCGCTCGGTTGTTTTCTCCAACATCAACATATGTTCGTTGGCAGCTTCGCGTAATTTGGCTTTGGTTCGCACTGGAACGCGCTTGCCCATCTCCTGCTTCAAGTCCGCGTTCAGCCGCTCTTCTGGGTTCAGTTGCGGGCTGTAGCTGGGCAGGTAAAAAAGCTCGATCTGTTCTTTGCGCTCAGCTACCCACGCCTTGACCAGTTTGCTGTGGTGCACGCGCAAGTTGTCCAGGATCAGGAAGACTTTTTTGCTCGCATCTTTGATCAAGGCCTGCAAAAACTCAATCAGCTTTTCTGCATCAAATGCCTCATCAATGATCATCCACCTTGTCTTGCCCTGATTGGTCACCGTGGCAATCATCGACAGCTTTTGGCGCGTGCCACCCACCGCCATGGTCACGGGTGTTTTGCCTGCAGGGGCATAGCTCCTGCCGCGCACATCAGTGTTGACCAGTGCGGTCTCATCACCCCAGTGAATTTCGCCCCCTTCAGCTCTGGCGCGCTGCTCTATGGCGGGGTATTCACCCTCAAGCCAGGCCTGCACAGCAGCCGGGCTTTGTTCGTAGGCGCGTTTGATCGGCTTTTGCGGCGTAAAACCCCAGCGCGCGAGGTACTTGCCAATGCTGCGCACCTGCAGCTTGATGCCAAATTCTTGCTCAATGAGTTGCCCCACCGCAGCTCGACTCCAAAGGCTGAAGTCCATCTTCAACTGCTCAGGTCGTTTGTCGATGATCATGCGCTGGATGGCATCTTCTTGGGCTGAGCTGAGCACGCGTCCGTCGCCTTTAATCCGTCCGCGAGGAGTAGGCCGCACGTTTGCCCAACCGCCGGCCTCGAACAGATCAATCGTTGATCGCACTGTCGGATGACTCAGTCCAGTCATCGCCACAATTTGCATCACCTTGATGCCCTTCTTGTGCAACCGAATGACTTGCTTGCGCCGCTCGTGCAGTTGCTCCAGTGTTTGGTATCTTGCGTCTTCTTTTTCCATGATCTGAACATGGGGTCAATCACCTGGAATTCAAGACTTCAATGGGCCGAATCT
Protein-coding regions in this window:
- a CDS encoding type II toxin-antitoxin system VapC family toxin, whose amino-acid sequence is MFVLDTNVISELRQGKPKPSMAVRQWAAGQPSNQFFLSAITLLELELGIQALERKTPPQGSALRHWLGGVRTAFAGRILPFAESTAPVCAALHIPNPCSDRDAMIAATALEHKFTVVTRNVPDFEATGVALLNPWLDQQTAG
- a CDS encoding IS630 family transposase encodes the protein MEKEDARYQTLEQLHERRKQVIRLHKKGIKVMQIVAMTGLSHPTVRSTIDLFEAGGWANVRPTPRGRIKGDGRVLSSAQEDAIQRMIIDKRPEQLKMDFSLWSRAAVGQLIEQEFGIKLQVRSIGKYLARWGFTPQKPIKRAYEQSPAAVQAWLEGEYPAIEQRARAEGGEIHWGDETALVNTDVRGRSYAPAGKTPVTMAVGGTRQKLSMIATVTNQGKTRWMIIDEAFDAEKLIEFLQALIKDASKKVFLILDNLRVHHSKLVKAWVAERKEQIELFYLPSYSPQLNPEERLNADLKQEMGKRVPVRTKAKLREAANEHMLMLEKTTERVIDYFQDRRVRYAA
- a CDS encoding type II toxin-antitoxin system prevent-host-death family antitoxin, with product MSIHTFSSRDFTRDVSAAKRAAVDGPVFITDRGRPAFALLKIDDYYRMAGKAAPSLLEVMDGIPGGESFDFDPPKLGIQIQAATLD
- a CDS encoding DUF6290 family protein, whose translation is MLAIRLPENIEARLAELAQETGLTKTALVREAILEHIDDLEDYFLAEARARKNRKTISLEDVERELGLEN
- a CDS encoding PbsX family transcriptional regulator, translated to MEAVIRKWGNSPALRLPSAVMKSAAFDLEQHVIITATKGRIVIEPAAQPEYKLEDLLAGMTDENAHGVVDFGGPVGQEAL
- the mazF gene encoding endoribonuclease MazF: MVTRTYVPEAGDIVWLEFDPQAGHEQAGHRPALVLSPAAYNAKKGLMVCCPLSTQIKGYPFEVQTLIDGKPGVVLSDQVKSLDWRLRQAKKKDAVPEEVLQDVRAKIKALLQIG
- a CDS encoding type II toxin-antitoxin system RelE/ParE family toxin translates to MAWKIEFDPDALKDLRKLDKAIQIRLVGFLRTRLSSLTNPRNIGEALSGQRLGSYWKYRVGDWRIICDIQDQKILVRVLCIGSRREVYR